A single genomic interval of Helicoverpa armigera isolate CAAS_96S chromosome 22, ASM3070526v1, whole genome shotgun sequence harbors:
- the LOC110371723 gene encoding uncharacterized protein LOC110371723 isoform X2, translating to MAPPGERKPNQVEQKVVDPEAELSNVLRTYLKLAPKCSVEKRAGGVPQLAPQEKQLSILAHELHETLLCINLARKGQHAVRDANVKSGTRSSIVEYEQLESELRDERAQQAELDCLNYLAQKNVIELSKKVPTEADELGMIENANNRLRRMENRLDLATKRFCVVNADNRRVREEIHRLLVERNGFNIQWNRTIGKLVKGKMYLMDIFEIASMAFADRDECCRKLEALKWKGLFQLNRDISEMQAFESELNHLAKLEEFLRVKGSRRICEADEKEDIKRQEEIQACEKDIAKHDALLDEIFKYAGSDRVATIINRFQMTEIENFSCFILLCQVLQESIIIRRELDILRQRIFDQRDINEAREEKQDKRIAEMTKKLEELRASTQLKQELNNAADATTARVLKGIDDLVRLAKCDCTPLLALLGNHKDVTKWNVAKFLGILETEVKGLIQVVYGAVKPPAPTPKARKGPPPPPTSKLVADPYVEIIRPNRIEKLVPYQPCAYCVEDYIMNLVFETPAVPATKEYVESIFHLEDINTKFEIYTLTIPA from the exons ATGGCGCCCCCTGGTGAACGGAAGCCGAATCAGGTGGAACAGAAAGTGGTGGACCCTGAGGCTGAGCTCAGCAATGTCCTCAGAACT TATTTGAAGCTCGCGCCAAAATGCAGCGTGGAGAAGCGAGCTGGTGGAGTTCCTCAGCTAGCTCCTCAAGAGAAGCAGCTCAGCATCCTAGCACATGAATTGCACGAGACCCTGCTGTGTATTAAT CTCGCCAGAAAAGGCCAGCATGCCGTCCGTGACGCCAACGTGAAGAGTGGAACCCGTTCCTCCATAGTGGAATACGAGCAGCTGGAGTCTGAGCTGAGGGATGAGAGAGCCCAGCAGGCTGAACTGGACTGCCTCAACTATCTCGCGCAGAAGAATGTCATTGAGCTGTCCAAGAAAGTGCCTACTGAAGCCGAT GAACTAGGCATGATAGAGAACGCGAACAATCGGCTCCGACGCATGGAGAACAGACTGGATCTGGCCACCAAGAGGTTCTGTGTCGTCAACGCAGACAACAGGAGAGTCAGGGAAGAAATACATCGACTGCTTGTTGAGAG AAACGGGTTCAACATCCAATGGAACCGCACCATAGGCAAGCTGGTGAAAGGCAAGATGTACCTCATGGATATCTTCGAAATAGCCTCCATGGCCTTCGCAGACAGAGACGAGTGCTGTCGAAAATTAGAGGCTCTGAAATGGAAGGGACTGTTTCAACTCAATAGGGATATTTCT GAGATGCAAGCATTCGAAAGCGAACTTAATCACCTAGCTAAACTAGAAGAGTTCCTACGAGTGAAAGGCTCTCGAAGGATCTGTGAAGCTGATGAGAAAGAGGATATCAAACGCCAAGAGGAAATACAAGCCTGTGAAAAAGATATTGCCAAACATGATGCGCTGCTTGATGAAATATTT aaatacGCCGGTTCCGATAGAGTGGCGACGATCATAAACCGCTTTCAAATGACCGAGATTGAGAACTTCTCATGTTTCATCTTGCTCTGCCAAGTGCTCCAAGAGTCTATTATTATCAGAAGAGAACTGGATATACTCAGGCAGAGGATTT TTGACCAGCGTGATATAAACGAAGCCAGAGAAGAGAAGCAAGACAAGAGAATAGCAGAAATGACGAAGAAGTTGGAGGAACTTCGTGCGAGTACTCAACTGAAACAGGAGCTGAACAATGCAGCTGATGCCACTACAGCGAGGGTGCTGAAGGGCATCGATGATCTTGTTAG ATTAGCCAAATGCGACTGCACTCCTCTCCTAGCACTGCTGGGTAACCACAAGGACGTGACCAAATGGAATGTCGCCAAGTTCCTCGGGATTCTGGAGACAGAAGTCAAGGGTCTCATCCAAGTTGTATATGGCGCTGTTAAG CCCCCAGCCCCGACGCCAAAAGCCCGCAAAGGTCCACCACCGCCACCCACGAGTAAACTGGTAGCAGATCCATACGTCGAAATTATAAGACCTAACAGGATCGAAAAACTGGTGCCTTACCAGCCTTGTGCATA ttGCGTGGAGGACTACATAATGAACTTGGTGTTTGAGACGCCAGCGGTGCCAGCTACTAAAGAATACGTTGAGTCCATTTTCCATCTCGAAGATATTAACACGAAATTCGAGATCTATACCCTGACAATACCTGcgtaa
- the LOC110371723 gene encoding uncharacterized protein LOC110371723 isoform X1: protein MAPPGERKPNQVEQKVVDPEAELSNVLRTYLKLAPKCSVEKRAGGVPQLAPQEKQLSILAHELHETLLCINLARKGQHAVRDANVKSGTRSSIVEYEQLESELRDERAQQAELDCLNYLAQKNVIELSKKVPTEADELGMIENANNRLRRMENRLDLATKRFCVVNADNRRVREEIHRLLVERNGFNIQWNRTIGKLVKGKMYLMDIFEIASMAFADRDECCRKLEALKWKGLFQLNRDISEMQAFESELNHLAKLEEFLRVKGSRRICEADEKEDIKRQEEIQACEKDIAKHDALLDEIFKYAGSDRVATIINRFQMTEIENFSCFILLCQVLQESIIIRRELDILRQRIFDQRDINEAREEKQDKRIAEMTKKLEELRASTQLKQELNNAADATTARVLKGIDDLVRLAKCDCTPLLALLGNHKDVTKWNVAKFLGILETEVKGLIQVVYGAVKPPAPTPKARKGPPPPPTSKLVADPYVEIIRPNRIEKLVPYQPCAYCVEDYIMNLVFETPAVPATKEYVESIFHLEDINTKFEIYTLTIPAKRHPYRGKKD from the exons ATGGCGCCCCCTGGTGAACGGAAGCCGAATCAGGTGGAACAGAAAGTGGTGGACCCTGAGGCTGAGCTCAGCAATGTCCTCAGAACT TATTTGAAGCTCGCGCCAAAATGCAGCGTGGAGAAGCGAGCTGGTGGAGTTCCTCAGCTAGCTCCTCAAGAGAAGCAGCTCAGCATCCTAGCACATGAATTGCACGAGACCCTGCTGTGTATTAAT CTCGCCAGAAAAGGCCAGCATGCCGTCCGTGACGCCAACGTGAAGAGTGGAACCCGTTCCTCCATAGTGGAATACGAGCAGCTGGAGTCTGAGCTGAGGGATGAGAGAGCCCAGCAGGCTGAACTGGACTGCCTCAACTATCTCGCGCAGAAGAATGTCATTGAGCTGTCCAAGAAAGTGCCTACTGAAGCCGAT GAACTAGGCATGATAGAGAACGCGAACAATCGGCTCCGACGCATGGAGAACAGACTGGATCTGGCCACCAAGAGGTTCTGTGTCGTCAACGCAGACAACAGGAGAGTCAGGGAAGAAATACATCGACTGCTTGTTGAGAG AAACGGGTTCAACATCCAATGGAACCGCACCATAGGCAAGCTGGTGAAAGGCAAGATGTACCTCATGGATATCTTCGAAATAGCCTCCATGGCCTTCGCAGACAGAGACGAGTGCTGTCGAAAATTAGAGGCTCTGAAATGGAAGGGACTGTTTCAACTCAATAGGGATATTTCT GAGATGCAAGCATTCGAAAGCGAACTTAATCACCTAGCTAAACTAGAAGAGTTCCTACGAGTGAAAGGCTCTCGAAGGATCTGTGAAGCTGATGAGAAAGAGGATATCAAACGCCAAGAGGAAATACAAGCCTGTGAAAAAGATATTGCCAAACATGATGCGCTGCTTGATGAAATATTT aaatacGCCGGTTCCGATAGAGTGGCGACGATCATAAACCGCTTTCAAATGACCGAGATTGAGAACTTCTCATGTTTCATCTTGCTCTGCCAAGTGCTCCAAGAGTCTATTATTATCAGAAGAGAACTGGATATACTCAGGCAGAGGATTT TTGACCAGCGTGATATAAACGAAGCCAGAGAAGAGAAGCAAGACAAGAGAATAGCAGAAATGACGAAGAAGTTGGAGGAACTTCGTGCGAGTACTCAACTGAAACAGGAGCTGAACAATGCAGCTGATGCCACTACAGCGAGGGTGCTGAAGGGCATCGATGATCTTGTTAG ATTAGCCAAATGCGACTGCACTCCTCTCCTAGCACTGCTGGGTAACCACAAGGACGTGACCAAATGGAATGTCGCCAAGTTCCTCGGGATTCTGGAGACAGAAGTCAAGGGTCTCATCCAAGTTGTATATGGCGCTGTTAAG CCCCCAGCCCCGACGCCAAAAGCCCGCAAAGGTCCACCACCGCCACCCACGAGTAAACTGGTAGCAGATCCATACGTCGAAATTATAAGACCTAACAGGATCGAAAAACTGGTGCCTTACCAGCCTTGTGCATA ttGCGTGGAGGACTACATAATGAACTTGGTGTTTGAGACGCCAGCGGTGCCAGCTACTAAAGAATACGTTGAGTCCATTTTCCATCTCGAAGATATTAACACGAAATTCGAGATCTATACCCTGACAATACCTGc AAAGCGCCATCCGTACCGAGGAAAGaaagattaa